In Alkalihalobacillus sp. FSL W8-0930, a single window of DNA contains:
- a CDS encoding iron chaperone: MDVFAEFLEGIDNPDHRARTEEVLAWVLKTYPELAPKIAWNQPMFTHHETFIIGFSVAKQHLAVAPEKVVIDRFSDEIKEAGYDHTAQLVRMKWKMPTDFSLIGKLIEFNIQDKAEVTTFWRK, translated from the coding sequence ATGGACGTATTTGCAGAGTTTTTAGAGGGAATTGATAACCCGGACCATCGCGCGAGAACAGAAGAGGTATTAGCGTGGGTGCTTAAAACGTATCCGGAGCTTGCGCCAAAGATTGCATGGAACCAACCGATGTTCACGCATCATGAAACATTTATCATTGGATTTAGTGTAGCAAAGCAGCATTTGGCCGTTGCACCTGAAAAGGTTGTTATTGATCGCTTTTCTGATGAAATTAAAGAAGCTGGTTATGATCATACGGCTCAATTGGTTCGCATGAAGTGGAAGATGCCAACGGACTTTTCTCTCATTGGTAAGCTGATTGAGTTTAACATTCAAGACAAGGCTGAAGTGACAACATTTTGGCGTAAATAG
- a CDS encoding RNA polymerase sigma factor, with amino-acid sequence MEDKELVKRMLNGDELALEALHKRYARQIYHYIYTETSNYDAAEEILQEVFYKVATKISHFKQRSSFKTWIYVITRHAIIDYYRKQETQLKTVPLQEEFIDYRGGVGHGEQLSELQHLINQLPLKYRRIMHLRYVEEFSLLDTARITGVSVMSVKSTQKRAKKMLKTQRDEGVAYNG; translated from the coding sequence TTGGAAGATAAAGAATTGGTTAAACGGATGCTGAATGGAGACGAATTGGCCTTAGAGGCTTTACATAAACGCTATGCTCGTCAAATCTATCATTATATCTATACGGAGACGAGCAATTATGATGCGGCGGAAGAGATCCTCCAAGAGGTCTTTTACAAAGTGGCAACGAAGATCAGTCACTTTAAACAACGCTCATCATTTAAAACGTGGATCTACGTAATTACAAGACACGCTATTATTGATTATTATCGTAAACAGGAAACACAACTAAAGACCGTTCCATTACAGGAAGAGTTTATTGATTACCGTGGAGGAGTTGGACACGGAGAGCAATTATCAGAGCTACAGCATCTCATTAACCAGCTCCCTTTAAAGTATCGGCGCATTATGCATCTTAGGTACGTTGAAGAATTCTCGTTACTTGATACAGCAAGGATTACAGGGGTCTCAGTGATGTCAGTTAAGTCTACGCAAAAGCGTGCGAAAAAGATGCTGAAGACACAGCGGGATGAGGGGGTAGCGTATAATGGATAA
- a CDS encoding RidA family protein encodes MKTSRNPNTVHQPVAPYVHQMEVTGPNRWLTLSGQLGMSVDNEIPEDPIEQLKLALHNIKLNLDEAEMEIKDLTKLVFYLVGEFETDKRRQVVHDFLDGHLPCTTLLYVVALAAPPFKVEIDAWACKEL; translated from the coding sequence ATGAAAACATCAAGAAACCCTAACACCGTCCACCAACCCGTAGCCCCCTACGTTCATCAAATGGAAGTCACAGGTCCGAACCGGTGGCTTACCCTATCAGGTCAGCTTGGGATGAGTGTAGACAATGAAATTCCTGAAGATCCCATAGAGCAACTAAAACTAGCACTCCACAACATTAAACTGAATCTCGATGAAGCAGAGATGGAGATCAAAGACCTAACGAAACTGGTCTTTTATTTAGTCGGAGAATTCGAAACGGACAAACGGAGACAGGTTGTTCATGACTTTCTTGATGGACATCTCCCATGTACCACATTATTGTATGTAGTCGCACTCGCTGCACCGCCGTTTAAAGTGGAGATTGATGCGTGGGCGTGTAAAGAACTCTAG
- a CDS encoding MBL fold metallo-hydrolase: protein MLNDPWFTVQEIDPSTFAISEYGHWEKVHSFLLIGDKRAMLIDTGLGIDDLSRVTSQLTKLPIDVLTTHVHADHIGSHGQYERIYVHEADQDWLVNGIQGLPLEQIRKDMSRDITVPTPDSFDPKTYRPFQGEPTGLLRDGQVFDGGGRVLTVLHTPGHSPGHLSFFEKKSGYLFTGDLLYDTTPVYAHYPSTSPSDLADSLEKIAALEGVSRVYGAHNTLGLSPKILDEVRVAVTYLREHNLLHFGTGVHQFNGFSVQF, encoded by the coding sequence ATGCTAAATGATCCTTGGTTTACCGTTCAAGAGATTGACCCGTCCACATTTGCGATTAGCGAGTATGGTCATTGGGAGAAGGTTCACTCGTTTCTCCTTATAGGGGATAAGAGAGCTATGTTAATAGACACCGGGCTTGGTATTGATGATCTGTCAAGAGTGACCTCGCAGTTAACCAAGCTTCCGATCGATGTCTTAACGACACATGTACATGCAGACCATATCGGAAGCCACGGTCAATATGAGCGCATCTATGTTCATGAGGCTGATCAAGATTGGCTAGTCAACGGGATACAAGGACTTCCTCTAGAGCAAATACGAAAGGATATGAGTCGAGATATCACAGTTCCAACTCCTGATTCATTTGATCCTAAAACCTATCGACCGTTTCAAGGTGAGCCAACTGGTTTGTTGCGTGATGGTCAAGTGTTTGATGGTGGGGGCCGTGTGTTAACCGTATTACATACCCCTGGCCATTCACCGGGTCACCTCTCATTTTTTGAAAAGAAGAGTGGCTATTTGTTTACCGGTGATTTATTGTACGACACTACACCCGTGTATGCTCATTATCCATCAACGAGTCCCAGTGATCTTGCTGATTCCTTAGAGAAAATAGCAGCACTTGAAGGCGTTAGTAGAGTGTATGGAGCACATAATACATTAGGTCTTTCTCCTAAGATTCTAGATGAGGTCAGGGTTGCAGTTACATACTTGAGAGAGCATAACTTACTGCACTTTGGCACTGGGGTACACCAGTTTAATGGGTTTAGTGTTCAGTTCTAG